A section of the Triticum dicoccoides isolate Atlit2015 ecotype Zavitan chromosome 7A, WEW_v2.0, whole genome shotgun sequence genome encodes:
- the LOC119332794 gene encoding MDIS1-interacting receptor like kinase 1-like: MSSLFWSRPGATQPILLNEQAIVDNLCEDNVKTIWSSRRTWKDEQQYLVHGQGVAGITHPCPLVVKKFEKMNSTPQVDENFMYRYRSEMIMLASNPHDNIIKVIELIEREDAIMLVYEYPVNGSLKSWLHQPMDAREPLCWPQRRLIAIGTANGLRHLQHGCNKPIIHHNISSDNILLDQNRKAVITNFDDAWMNMAGLGQPLPIMGVLPGNFWYAAPEYGNTASQMTEKVDTYSFGVILLELVTGRLANEAGGDGNLAIWAHKFTELMGKQLVNFESAVDKRIPDQARYMDDMAIVFRLGVDCTVVDPQQRPSMHMALKRLRRGHGCGPFRGLLTRL; this comes from the exons ATGAGCTCGCTGTTCTGGAGCCGTCCTGGTGCGACGCAGCCAATTCTGCTCAATGAACAAGCCATTGTCGACAACCTTTGTGAAGATAACGTGAAAACGATATGGTCTAGCAGAAGGACATGGAAGGACGAACAACAATACTTAGTCCATGGTCAGGGCGTTGCTGGCATCACTCACCCGTGCCCGCTGGTCGTCAAGAAGTTCGAGAAAATGAACTCAACACCACAAGTAGATGAAAATTTCATGTACCGCTACAGGTCAGAGATGATCATGTTAGCCAGCAATCCTCACGATAATATCATCAAAGTCATAGAGCTCATCGAGAGAGAAGATGCGATCATGCTCGTTTACGAGTATCCGGTGAATGGCAGCCTTAAATCCTGGCTGCACCAACCGATGGATGCCCGTGAGCCGCTGTGCTGGCCGCAGAGGAGGCTCATCGCCATTGGCACGGCCAACGGGCTCCGCCACTTGCAGCACGGATGCAATAAGCCAATTATCCACCACAACATCAGCTCTGACAACATCTTGCTTGATCAGAATCGCAAGGCCGTGATAACCAATTTTGATGATGCATGGATGAACATGGCCGGACTCGGGCAACCGTTGCCAATCATGGGAGTGCTTCCTGGGAACTTTTGGTACGCAGCTCCAG AATATGGGAACACGGCAAGCCAGATGACGGAGAAGGTAGACACTTATAGCTTTGGTGTGATCTTGCTAGAGCTCGTGACGGGGCGGCTGGCCAATGAAGCTGGAGGGGATGGTAATCTGGCAATTTGGGCGCACAAATTCACTGAGCTTATGGGAAAACAACTGGTGAATTTCGAGAGTGCCGTGGACAAGCGCATCCCAGATCAAGCGCGGTACATGGACGACATGGCAATTGTATTCAGGCTGGGCGTCGATTGCACCGTTGTGGATCCACAGCAAAGGCCGTCCATGCATATGGCTCTCAAACGACTCCGCCGCGGCCATGGGTGTGGCCCATTCCGTGGCCTCCTCACTCGGCTGTGA